From one Coffea eugenioides isolate CCC68of chromosome 11, Ceug_1.0, whole genome shotgun sequence genomic stretch:
- the LOC113753927 gene encoding protein MIZU-KUSSEI 1, producing the protein MKTIMAKNPHESFSFSRRYFNFKKKVEDEDDEEEIFAFSSSSLGCEEELKGIDQDISHSMHTLPVKPPKKKLTSLAVSKLRAAFAFGNKNRSRFSGLGTKVVGTLFGYRRGHVHFAFQEDPKLSPAFLVELATPTSVLIKEMASGLVRIALECDRKTTEKKNVKPLLEEQIWRTYCNGRKCGYATRRECGAEEWKVLNSIGPISMGAGVLPGAGKGDGSEGELMYMRAKFERVVGSKDSEAFYMMNPDGHGGPELSIYLLRV; encoded by the coding sequence ATGAAGACAATCATGGCTAAGAACCCTCATGAATCATTCTCGTTCTCTAGGAGATATTTCAACTTCAAGAAAAAGGTTGAAGACGAAGATGATGAGGAAGAAATTTTCGCTTTCAGCTCCTCATCACTTGGTTGTGAGGAGGAGTTGAAAGGTATTGATCAGGATATCAGTCATTCAATGCATACACTTCCTGTCAAACCACCAAAGAAGAAGCTGACAAGTTTAGCTGTTTCCAAGCTTAGGGCTGCTTTTGCATTTGGTAATAAGAATCGCAGTCGCTTTTCTGGTCTTGGCACCAAAGTTGTAGGTACCCTCTTCGGGTACAGACGCGGGCATGTGCATTTTGCATTTCAAGAAGATCCCAAGCTGAGTCCAGCATTTCTTGTTGAACTCGCAACTCCTACTAGCGTTTTGATTAAAGAAATGGCTTCAGGGTTGGTTAGGATTGCTCTTGAATGTGACAGAAAAACAACagagaagaaaaatgtgaaGCCTTTGCTAGAAGAACAAATATGGAGGACTTATTGCAACGGCAGAAAATGTGGTTATGCAACTAGACGTGAATGCGGAGCTGAGGAATGGAAAGTTTTGAACTCTATTGGTCCAATTTCAATGGGGGCCGGTGTTTTACCAGGAGCTGGAAAGGGAGATGGCTCTGAGGGAGAACTCATGTATATGAGAGCCAAGTTTGAGAGAGTTGTAGGGTCTAAAGATTCAGAGGCCTTTTACATGATGAATCCTGATGGTCATGGAGGTCCCGAACTTAGCATTTACTTGCTCAGGGTTTAG